The following are from one region of the Acidobacteriota bacterium genome:
- a CDS encoding serine hydrolase codes for MKISKTVSLRGALTLALVAGALWTLSAGTAPPATAGLDVELAREIDAVMGEMFKPGEPGAAVIVVRDGKTLFRKGYGMANLELGVAVEPDMIFRIGSMTKQFTAAAILLLAEEGKLSLQDEVTKYLPGVKTGGKKITLEHLLTHTSGLPSYTEAEGWPKLWRQDMSIEEILDLTKDKPLEFAPGERWNYCNTGYVMLGAVVEKVSGQTFGDFVEAKIFKPLGMNRTSYDSTERVIPHRIPGYHQGKDGFINAPYLSMTQPHAAGALISTVDDLALWNEAVFAGKVLKAESLGRAITPFKTTGGESTGYGYGWMIGSLRGHRTVEHGGGIMGFSSYGLSLPDDGIYVAVLTNGVGPGRDPESRAVRVAEAALNLPPEAIQAVTVPEKDLDALVGVYEGPTGQTRYITREGDKLCSQRKGSQKYTLTALSPTEFRFPDSPTRLLFHKDDQGKVDGVRLETRVGMAETYRKTDKPLPAARKEITLEPKLLERYVGEYELQPGFSLVFTAEDGRLMIQATGQPKFEVFPESETRFFLKVVDAQVEFTLGEGGKATGLTLHQAGAHLPGKRIR; via the coding sequence CCGGCACCGCCCCGCCGGCCACCGCCGGGCTCGACGTTGAACTCGCGCGGGAAATCGACGCCGTCATGGGCGAGATGTTCAAGCCCGGCGAGCCGGGGGCCGCCGTCATTGTCGTCCGCGACGGCAAAACCCTCTTTCGCAAGGGCTACGGCATGGCCAACCTCGAACTGGGCGTGGCGGTGGAGCCCGACATGATCTTCCGCATCGGGTCCATGACCAAGCAGTTCACCGCGGCGGCGATCCTGCTGCTGGCGGAAGAGGGGAAGCTCTCCCTCCAGGACGAGGTCACGAAATACCTTCCCGGGGTGAAGACCGGCGGGAAGAAGATCACGCTCGAGCACCTGCTGACGCACACCTCCGGCTTGCCCAGCTACACCGAGGCGGAGGGGTGGCCCAAGCTCTGGCGGCAGGACATGAGCATCGAGGAGATCCTCGACCTCACGAAGGACAAGCCCCTCGAGTTCGCCCCGGGCGAGCGCTGGAACTACTGCAATACCGGGTACGTCATGCTGGGGGCCGTCGTCGAGAAGGTCTCGGGTCAGACCTTCGGCGATTTCGTCGAGGCGAAGATCTTCAAACCGCTGGGCATGAACCGCACATCCTACGACAGCACCGAGCGGGTGATCCCGCACCGCATCCCCGGGTATCACCAGGGCAAGGACGGTTTCATCAACGCCCCTTACCTCAGCATGACCCAGCCCCACGCCGCCGGCGCCCTCATCTCCACCGTGGACGACCTGGCCCTCTGGAACGAGGCCGTCTTCGCGGGGAAGGTGCTCAAGGCGGAGTCCCTGGGCAGGGCGATCACACCCTTCAAGACCACCGGGGGCGAGTCCACGGGCTACGGGTACGGCTGGATGATCGGCAGCCTCCGGGGCCACCGCACCGTCGAGCACGGCGGGGGGATCATGGGCTTTTCGTCCTACGGTCTGAGCCTTCCCGACGACGGGATCTACGTCGCGGTCCTGACCAACGGCGTGGGCCCGGGCCGCGATCCCGAGTCCCGGGCGGTGCGCGTCGCCGAGGCGGCCCTGAACCTCCCCCCGGAGGCCATCCAGGCCGTCACCGTCCCCGAAAAGGACCTGGACGCGCTCGTCGGGGTGTACGAGGGTCCCACGGGGCAGACGCGCTACATCACCCGGGAGGGGGACAAACTCTGCTCCCAGCGCAAGGGGAGCCAAAAATACACCCTGACGGCCCTGTCCCCCACCGAGTTCCGCTTCCCGGACTCGCCCACCCGTCTCCTGTTCCACAAGGACGACCAGGGGAAAGTCGATGGCGTACGCCTCGAGACCCGGGTCGGCATGGCCGAGACCTACCGGAAAACGGACAAGCCCCTGCCGGCCGCCCGCAAGGAAATCACGCTGGAGCCGAAGCTGCTGGAGCGTTACGTCGGCGAATACGAACTCCAGCCCGGTTTTTCCCTGGTCTTCACCGCCGAGGACGGGCGCCTGATGATCCAGGCCACGGGGCAGCCCAAGTTCGAGGTCTTCCCCGAATCCGAGACCCGCTTCTTCCTCAAGGTGGTCGACGCCCAGGTGGAGTTCACCCTGGGCGAGGGCGGCAAGGCTACGGGGCTGACCCTCCACCAGGCCGGGGCGCACCTTCCGGGGAAGCGAATCCGGTAG